From Haloglomus litoreum, the proteins below share one genomic window:
- a CDS encoding threonine synthase produces the protein METTDAFTGLECLDCGASFDAADEPGRCPDCGGVLDPTYDYDALDLTRNSFARDPIRAGRAGIWRYEAVLPFPREAAVTMDEGGTPLVEAPRLAEELGVGRVLVKDEGRNPTGVAADRGAAVAVSAAAQHGATDVAMASPGNDGQAVAAYAARGGMDSHTFVPSRASFVNKAMINVHGGDMYVVEGRIDDAIEAYEDVQAERDDYYALQRFVTPYRHEGRKTVYYELLEQLEWELPDAVVCPTGEGVGLVGVHKAARECRDLGLVDDVPPLYAAQSDGCAPIVEAFDEGRDEAEPVEYPDTICGDLEIPEPARSDLVLDALRDTGGGAVAADDQDIMDTAATIALHEGLEASVASAAAAAGAWELSQDETFGEDDTIVLLGAGAGNKDADTIRSRLMAKGM, from the coding sequence ATGGAGACGACGGACGCGTTCACCGGGCTGGAGTGTCTGGACTGCGGGGCCTCGTTCGACGCCGCCGACGAGCCGGGGCGGTGTCCCGACTGCGGCGGCGTCCTCGACCCGACCTACGACTACGACGCGCTGGACCTGACACGCAACTCCTTCGCGCGCGACCCCATCCGCGCCGGCCGCGCCGGTATCTGGCGCTACGAGGCCGTCCTGCCGTTCCCGCGCGAGGCGGCCGTCACGATGGACGAGGGGGGCACGCCGCTCGTCGAGGCACCCCGGCTGGCCGAGGAACTGGGCGTCGGACGCGTGCTCGTCAAGGACGAGGGCCGGAACCCGACGGGCGTGGCCGCCGACCGCGGCGCCGCCGTCGCGGTGTCGGCGGCCGCACAGCACGGCGCGACCGACGTGGCGATGGCCTCGCCCGGCAACGACGGCCAGGCGGTCGCCGCGTACGCCGCCCGCGGCGGCATGGACTCGCACACCTTCGTCCCCTCGCGCGCCTCGTTCGTCAACAAGGCCATGATCAACGTCCACGGCGGCGACATGTACGTCGTCGAGGGGCGCATCGACGACGCCATCGAGGCCTACGAGGACGTCCAGGCCGAGCGTGACGACTACTACGCGCTCCAGCGGTTCGTCACGCCCTATCGACACGAGGGGCGCAAGACCGTCTACTACGAACTCCTCGAACAGCTCGAGTGGGAGCTGCCCGACGCCGTCGTCTGCCCGACGGGCGAGGGTGTCGGTCTCGTCGGCGTCCACAAGGCCGCCCGCGAGTGCCGGGACCTCGGGCTGGTCGACGACGTGCCGCCACTGTACGCCGCCCAGTCCGACGGCTGCGCCCCCATCGTCGAGGCGTTCGACGAGGGCCGCGACGAGGCCGAGCCGGTGGAGTACCCGGACACCATCTGCGGCGACCTGGAGATTCCCGAGCCCGCGCGGAGCGACCTCGTGCTGGACGCCCTGCGCGACACCGGCGGCGGTGCCGTCGCGGCCGACGACCAGGACATCATGGACACGGCCGCGACCATCGCGCTCCACGAGGGGCTCGAGGCGAGCGTCGCGAGCGCGGCTGCCGCCGCCGGCGCGTGGGAGCTGTCGCAGGACGAGACGTTCGGCGAGGACGACACCATCGTCCTGCTGGGCGCCGGGGCGGGCAACAAGGACGCCGACACCATCCGGAGCCGGTTGATGGCGAAAGGGATGTAG
- a CDS encoding cupredoxin domain-containing protein — MDRTTDGASPGRRTLLKAIGATTAIPLVGGAGAAAQQGGGDGRGGDGRGDGDRGRDGDRNRCRQQGCIHPFSGFTVLPGEYGGIERPVSADYTVETHVELADAEAPCGGFMFDPAGLAVRPGETVLFEGVDNLANGRIAGDHTVTAYAEAFDRQRRIPEAATPFSSPMIGPEVSWLYRFEEPGVYDIYCGPHEELGMVMRVVVGDETATDFGETAMPSEENPDPTPIGPFGAANTVFANLDPEAIVENGAIPWSDDLCSSPS; from the coding sequence ATGGACCGAACAACCGACGGAGCGTCCCCCGGACGGCGGACGCTCCTGAAGGCGATAGGTGCAACGACAGCGATCCCGCTCGTCGGCGGCGCCGGCGCAGCGGCTCAACAGGGCGGCGGCGATGGGAGAGGCGGCGATGGGAGGGGCGATGGCGATAGGGGCCGCGACGGTGACCGCAACCGCTGCCGGCAGCAGGGCTGCATCCACCCGTTCTCCGGGTTCACCGTCCTCCCGGGGGAGTACGGTGGGATCGAGCGGCCGGTGTCGGCGGACTACACCGTGGAGACGCACGTGGAACTGGCAGACGCGGAGGCTCCGTGTGGCGGGTTCATGTTCGACCCCGCCGGCCTCGCCGTCCGGCCGGGGGAGACGGTGCTGTTCGAAGGTGTGGACAACCTGGCGAACGGGCGCATCGCCGGCGACCACACCGTGACGGCCTACGCCGAGGCCTTCGACCGGCAGCGGCGCATCCCCGAGGCCGCCACACCGTTCTCGTCGCCGATGATCGGCCCCGAGGTCTCGTGGCTGTACCGGTTCGAGGAACCAGGCGTGTACGACATCTACTGTGGCCCCCACGAGGAGCTGGGGATGGTCATGCGGGTGGTCGTCGGCGACGAGACGGCGACCGACTTCGGCGAGACGGCGATGCCGAGCGAGGAGAACCCGGACCCGACACCCATCGGGCCGTTCGGCGCCGCGAACACCGTGTTCGCCAATCTCGACCCCGAGGCCATCGTGGAGAACGGTGCCATCCCGTGGAGCGACGACCTCTGCTCGTCGCCCTCGTGA
- a CDS encoding saccharopine dehydrogenase family protein, whose translation MDLLIYGAYGYTGDLIARQAAAAGEEPTLAGRDRAKTQHLAAELDLPHRAFDLDADDAAAELDAADVDAVLHCAGPFVETHRPMVEACIETGTHYLDITGEIEVFESLAARDDEATDAGVQVMPGVGFDVVPTDCLAAHLAERLPDATDLRLGFQAEGGLSPGTAATAVNSMGEGGAVRRDGRIQSVGSAHETRRIDFGRGKTGAVTIPWGDVSTAYHTTGIGNVTVYTAVPGIARLMMRSSDLFAPVFDLPGVTDTLQDLVHATVEGPDEATREHTNCYVWGEASNDEQRVVSRLVTPNTYTLTVDAALLIARKVLDGEWEAGFGTPGGVYGPDLVLEIDGVERTDEKPVRIVGA comes from the coding sequence ATGGACCTGCTCATCTACGGCGCCTACGGGTACACGGGTGACCTCATCGCCCGCCAGGCGGCCGCGGCGGGTGAGGAGCCGACGCTGGCCGGCCGCGACCGGGCGAAGACCCAGCACCTGGCGGCCGAACTCGACCTCCCGCACCGCGCCTTCGACCTCGACGCGGACGACGCGGCCGCGGAACTGGACGCGGCCGACGTCGACGCGGTGCTGCACTGCGCCGGCCCGTTCGTCGAGACGCATCGCCCGATGGTGGAGGCCTGCATCGAGACGGGGACCCACTACCTCGACATCACCGGGGAGATCGAGGTGTTCGAGTCCCTCGCGGCCCGTGACGACGAGGCGACGGACGCGGGCGTCCAGGTGATGCCCGGCGTCGGCTTCGACGTGGTGCCGACGGACTGTCTGGCCGCGCACCTCGCCGAGCGGCTCCCGGACGCGACCGACCTCCGGCTGGGCTTCCAGGCCGAGGGCGGCCTCTCGCCGGGGACGGCCGCGACCGCCGTGAACTCGATGGGCGAGGGCGGTGCGGTCCGGCGCGACGGCCGCATCCAGTCGGTCGGGTCGGCCCACGAGACTCGCCGCATCGACTTCGGCCGCGGGAAGACCGGCGCCGTCACCATCCCCTGGGGCGACGTCTCGACCGCGTACCACACCACCGGCATCGGGAACGTCACCGTCTACACCGCGGTCCCGGGCATCGCACGGCTCATGATGCGGTCCTCGGACCTGTTCGCGCCGGTCTTCGACCTGCCGGGCGTGACCGATACGCTGCAGGACCTGGTCCACGCCACGGTCGAGGGGCCGGACGAGGCCACCCGCGAGCACACGAACTGCTACGTCTGGGGCGAGGCCTCGAACGACGAGCAGCGCGTCGTCTCGCGGCTCGTCACGCCGAACACCTACACGCTGACCGTGGACGCGGCGCTGCTCATCGCGCGGAAGGTGCTCGACGGGGAGTGGGAGGCCGGCTTCGGGACGCCCGGCGGGGTCTACGGGCCCGACCTCGTGCTGGAGATCGACGGCGTCGAACGGACCGACGAGAAGCCAGTCCGCATCGTCGGGGCGTAG
- a CDS encoding rhomboid family intramembrane serine protease, with product MAFRESPTVETLAAMATVFLVQTAAGVVGVRGFVFALAPPLLDPPWALVTNVYAHASVPHLLGNAVALAAIGLAVERTSTRFRFHAFFLLTGTLSAVVQVLVDGLVGQPTAVLGASGAVFALVGYAVTGNAVVHAALRRFSPDRTLLLVAGAALVSAVVLVTAAPNVALVAHAVGFGAGLVAGRRRVLHAGPGRRLVDRP from the coding sequence GTGGCGTTCCGCGAGAGCCCGACGGTCGAGACGCTGGCGGCGATGGCGACGGTGTTCCTCGTCCAGACCGCCGCGGGCGTGGTCGGCGTCCGCGGGTTCGTGTTCGCGCTGGCGCCGCCGCTGCTCGACCCGCCGTGGGCGCTCGTCACCAACGTCTACGCGCACGCGTCGGTCCCGCACCTGCTGGGGAACGCGGTGGCGCTGGCGGCCATCGGGCTGGCCGTCGAGCGGACGAGCACGCGCTTCCGGTTCCACGCGTTCTTCCTCCTGACGGGCACGCTCTCGGCGGTCGTGCAGGTGCTGGTCGACGGGCTGGTCGGGCAGCCGACGGCCGTGCTGGGTGCGAGCGGCGCCGTCTTCGCGCTCGTGGGCTACGCGGTCACCGGCAACGCCGTCGTCCACGCCGCGCTCCGGCGGTTCAGCCCGGACCGGACGCTCCTGCTGGTCGCCGGCGCCGCCCTCGTGAGCGCCGTCGTGCTGGTGACGGCGGCGCCGAACGTGGCGCTGGTGGCCCACGCCGTCGGCTTCGGGGCGGGCCTGGTCGCCGGACGGCGCCGGGTCCTCCACGCCGGCCCCGGCCGCCGGCTGGTCGACCGGCCCTGA